A window of Onychostoma macrolepis isolate SWU-2019 chromosome 01, ASM1243209v1, whole genome shotgun sequence contains these coding sequences:
- the LOC131542209 gene encoding CMRF35-like molecule 1 isoform X2 — protein MFSVCVVLLVFSSICTVVVGAPETVTGHRGERLDIRCSYESGYESNSKYFCKGECIFGFRNIMVKSGSPAKDKRFSLTDDTTTRVFTVSITDLRSTDQGQYWCAVERTVYFNDVYSEIVLLVKQMSYFNTTEPNPRSTSITITERKETITDQHESADLSSVAGGLGSVLLVLVLCSGTFLVLKKRKRKSGTALFQQNVQHNTESVHMYEITNSDPGPSDIITPTSSSNQTPASHLNTRPQDSTVYATVTNQQPDSNPSHTHSTNQVTDTDCDYYVNMKPPEPTTDSRTELIYSTVTHPQNIKTNDGPIYSVIKHK, from the exons atgttcagtgtgtgtgttgttctgCTCGTCTTTTCCAGTATCTGTACAG ttgttgttgGTGCTCCAGAAACAGTCACAGGACACAGAGGAGAGAGACTAGACATCAGATGCAGCTATGAATCTGGATATGAGTCAAATTCAAAGTATTTTTGTAAAGGCGAGTGTATCTTTGGGTTTAGAAACATCATGGTTAAATCAGGATCTCCAGCTAAAGACAAGAGATTCTCTCTGACTGACGACACGACGACCAGAGTTTTCACCGTCAGCATCACTGACCTGAGATCAACTGATCAAGGACAATACTGGTGTGCTGTGGAGAGGACTGTATATTTTAACGATGTCTATTCAGAGATTGTGTTGCTTGTTAAACAGA tgtcatATTTCAACACAACAGAACCGAATCCACGATCCACCAGCATCACAatcacagaaagaaaagaaacaatcaCAGATCAGCACGAATCAGCAG ATCTGTCTTCTGTCGCTGGCGGTCTGGGTTCGGTTCTGCTGGTTCTGGTTCTGTGTTCTGGAACGTTCCTCGTCCTGAAAAAGAGGAAAAGGAAATCTGGGACAG ctttatttcagcaaaatgtgcAGCATAATACGGAG AGTGTCCACATGTATGAGATCACAAACAGTGACCCTGGACCATCTGATATCATCACTCCAACATCCTCGTCCAATCAGACGCCTGCATCACACCTCAACACCCGCCCACAAGACTCTACTGTTTATGCCACAGTAACCAATCAGCAGCCTGATTCAAACCCCAGTCACACCCACTCCACCAATCAGGTGACAGATACAGACTGTGATTATTATGTTAATATGAAGCCGCCTGAACCAACAACAGACAGCAGAACAGAACTGATCTACTCAACAGTGACACATCCACAAAACATCAAGACAAACGACGGACCGATATATTCAGTgatcaaacataaataa
- the LOC131542209 gene encoding uncharacterized protein LOC131542209 isoform X1: protein MFSVCVVLLVFSSICTVVVGAPETVTGHRGERLDIRCSYESGYESNSKYFCKGECIFGFRNIMVKSGSPAKDKRFSLTDDTTTRVFTVSITDLRSTDQGQYWCAVERTVYFNDVYSEIVLLVKQNLSSVAGGLGSVLLVLVLCSGTFLVLKKRKRKSGTALFQQNVQHNTESVHMYEITNSDPGPSDIITPTSSSNQTPASHLNTRPQDSTVYATVTNQQPDSNPSHTHSTNQVTDTDCDYYVNMKPPEPTTDSRTELIYSTVTHPQNIKTNDGPIYSVIKHK from the exons atgttcagtgtgtgtgttgttctgCTCGTCTTTTCCAGTATCTGTACAG ttgttgttgGTGCTCCAGAAACAGTCACAGGACACAGAGGAGAGAGACTAGACATCAGATGCAGCTATGAATCTGGATATGAGTCAAATTCAAAGTATTTTTGTAAAGGCGAGTGTATCTTTGGGTTTAGAAACATCATGGTTAAATCAGGATCTCCAGCTAAAGACAAGAGATTCTCTCTGACTGACGACACGACGACCAGAGTTTTCACCGTCAGCATCACTGACCTGAGATCAACTGATCAAGGACAATACTGGTGTGCTGTGGAGAGGACTGTATATTTTAACGATGTCTATTCAGAGATTGTGTTGCTTGTTAAACAGA ATCTGTCTTCTGTCGCTGGCGGTCTGGGTTCGGTTCTGCTGGTTCTGGTTCTGTGTTCTGGAACGTTCCTCGTCCTGAAAAAGAGGAAAAGGAAATCTGGGACAG ctttatttcagcaaaatgtgcAGCATAATACGGAG AGTGTCCACATGTATGAGATCACAAACAGTGACCCTGGACCATCTGATATCATCACTCCAACATCCTCGTCCAATCAGACGCCTGCATCACACCTCAACACCCGCCCACAAGACTCTACTGTTTATGCCACAGTAACCAATCAGCAGCCTGATTCAAACCCCAGTCACACCCACTCCACCAATCAGGTGACAGATACAGACTGTGATTATTATGTTAATATGAAGCCGCCTGAACCAACAACAGACAGCAGAACAGAACTGATCTACTCAACAGTGACACATCCACAAAACATCAAGACAAACGACGGACCGATATATTCAGTgatcaaacataaataa